The DNA window AAGTGGAAAAAACATGGCATTATCAGACAGATAATGAGATGGATAGACTTGTTCTGTTTGTAAGGTGTGGTGGGGGCGGGGAGGCAGAGAGCAGAGTGGGAGTAcggatggcgagagagagaaacattttaaaaacacgTAGCACGACACAAAAGCAGAAAAGGaaggaactagagagagagatagaggtaaaGATAAAGGTAGGACATATCGAgcaagggagagaaagaagaaaaaaTCTCCCAGACTATCATAATGCAGTTGAACGCAGataggaaagggggagagggaggggtctgAATCAAAGGTAAAAAGGAGAGCTgtaatagagggagagagaacgagagaaacaAAACGATAAatagtgtactgtatgtgctgtgcTTTTGATGTTCCCGAACCAAGAGCCAcgaaacaaatacacacacacgtctcGGTAGAGTtcaaaggagtgtgtgtgtgtgtgtgtgtgtgtgtgtgtgtgtgtgtgtgtgtgtgtgtgtgtgtgtgtgtgtgtgtgtgtgtgtgtgtgtgtgtgtgtgtgtgtgtgtgtgtgtgtgtgtgtgtgtgtgtgtgtgtgtgtgtgtgtgtgtgtggggcaaaGGATCCGAGCAGCAGTAAGAAGGGATTGGTGTGTCTACAGACTTAACTCTGTGAGAAGATACATTCTGACTTGCCGGTTTTAGCAGACTGGGAGAAAGaatgcagtgtgatgcagaggacaggggaaaggaagggaggggagatctCTTGGGAGATAGCATTTGGGACATAAAGTGAGGGAGGGAATGACACCGACTGCTTACACTCCATATTCTGTAAGAATATTTCTTTCCATTGAATACAACGCTTTATCGAAATCCTCCCCCCTTGAATgtaacacagaccatccctgTACAGCAGACCCGGGCTTCCATCCCACGTCAACAACACCAGTGCTCCAGAAGCTAGCGTGCTAACCTCACAATGTACATTGTTAAATGGTCCAAATGATTCCAGGTAAATAACTATTTCAAAATTGTTCTGAAATGGCTGATTCAAAGCATCTTTCAGTTCAGGCTGATGATGCAGTATGTAGCCTTTTAACCTCCTAGCAGAATCAGTATTCAATTCATTGCAGATAGTGGCCTTCCAGATAGTCAGATATTTCTTATTTTAAAAGTGTGCTTGATTTGTACAGCAGCTTGTTGTGGATTGAGGGAGTCAATTCAATTTGAATCCATTCAATTCAAAACACTTGATTTATCCAACAGGGGGCCAATAATGTTGGCAGTAGTGTAGATATGTAAAACCCACATAACATTAACACACACGCCATGATCacagcaacaacaacaccaccaataTGACATGGAAAGGGGCAGACCTGTGGTGGCGTGACCTGTTCAGCTCTGATGACCACCATATCTATAACCTTTCTATACAGGGTGTCAACTCTTTTCGTCACCCAGGACACATTGCACTTGTGTGTCCTGGGTGAAATGCACTCCTGAGAGCGCCATAGATCCGGAAATCCACGATCAGTAATATGACTCCTGGTGTGGTATTGTTTTTTACTACCCAACATTTTTTTCATTTTCTACTGATCACGTTCCTTACATTAACATGCTTGTGCAATATTGCTTACAAATGTAATGAAAAGACAATAAACATTTTGTATCTTCATTTCACAGTTTcctacttggtgtgtgtgtgtgtgtgtgtgtgtgtgtgtgtgtgtgtgtgtgtgtgtgtgtgtgtgtgtgtgtgtgtgtgtgtgtgtgtgtgtgtgtgtgtgtgtgtgtgtgtgtgtgtgtgtgtgtgtgtgtgtgtgagtgggtttTCATAGTGGCTATACATGATACCACACTGGCCCCAGAAACCAAACAGTCAAGACAGTCGAAAACCTTCAACTCAGGCCAAAATCATATTTTCCAATAGTTCTCAACTCTACAGCAAAACACTTAATTACTCACCTGCAAGCATTCTAACTCAACCTTTAACCATAATATTTATTCTGTACAAGATAATATATAAGACAATAATATATTTCTACCCCTTTTCCAacaatgagagaaagaaagagaggaagaagtgagAGAGACTAtgggaatatctcaattgcatactcttctctcgtctccttctcaaaaccaaCTGGATGAGAAAGCAAAAGGTCccgcccctctgaccttctcctccaatggggtttgagaaggagacgaggagagaggacaCGAGGAGTAATGTAATTGAGATCTTCcaagagagaaggagcgagagagagggagagagacaaagaaaggggACATTTAGAGAGGGTTACAGTTAACCTTCAGGGATTTCATTTTCTTCTCTGGCTGAATTATCTCATCGTTAAATCTGACTGAGTTATCGAATCAATAAATCCGATTCAGGGACTGCAGCCTGTCCCACACAATCGGCATCTCCTCTCCTGCATGGAGGACGGCAGTGGGCAGTCCAGAGGGTCACGCACCTCTTCGTCTCCCGACAAAGCCCTGATGTTGATACCACCGGAAGATAAGAGGCAGACCTGGTatacgtctcaaatggcaccatattccctatatagtgcccttgagccctggtcaaaagcagtgaatatggaatagggtgccatttgggatgttctGTAAACCCAGATGACCAATCGGTGGAGGACCTAGGCTGGCAGTGGCTCACTCTATCCAGTTACCAGATTCTCTTGGGTACCTTTCTTAAAATGTAGCTACTGTTATTAACCTTTCTTAGACACTCAGGTGACACGAGACACTTTCTTTTGCACTTACCTGCATTTTCCCAGGAGAGCCACCACCTGCATTGACCAGGGGGGAGAGTTGCAGAGGAGTAGAGAGTTGATGTTAATATAGTTCATATAGTATAGAGTTATACTTGAAGAAAGGAAAAATCCGCACTCACTGGAACATTCTTTACGTTTAAATGTCTTATATTTTAGCAGCAGTTATCAAAGCAAACGGATGCGCTTCATTCTTCCAGGATAAACGTTTAGAACCCAGCACCCAAATCATCTTTTCGACTACAAAACGTTTGAGCTGAGCATACCAATGTCTCTTTCAAAGATAAAGGGAACCCATCTTTAATCACCTTGAGCTGTGATTCAATTGAGTTTCGTTAAATATGCATACTACACTTGTGTAATGAGTAGCCTTGCTTGAGACCTGAAGACTTgccttacttacaagcccttaaccaacaatgcagttttaagaaaatagagttagtAAAATATTGACTatataaactaaagtaaaaaatgtaaacaaaagtaacacaacaacaatagcgaggctgtatacaacgggtactggtaccgagtcaatgtgccgggatagaggttagtcaaggtcatttgtacatgtaggtagggtaggggtaaatgtaggtaggggtaaagtgactatgcatagataataaacagcgagtagcagcagtgtaaaaacaaaggtgaGGGGGGGGTTAAATGCAAATATTCCAGGTGGCagtttgattaattgttcagcagtcttttggcttaggggtagaagctgtttggacctagacttggcgtaCCATTTGCCgtgcgctagcagagagaacagtctatgacttggttgactggagtctttgacaattttttgcaccttcctctgacaccgcctagtatataggtcctggatggcaggaagcttggccccataCCAGGtggccataccaggcggtgatgcaaccatgctctcgatggtgcagctgtagaactttttgaggatctggggaatcatgccaaatcttttcagtctcctgaggggaaaaaggcgttgtcgtgccctcttcacgactgtcttggtttgTTTTGACCATAATAGTTTGTTGGCGATGTGGACACCGGGgaactacagcccagtcgatgtgaatgggggagattgagattgcatcatcttcagatctgttgaggtggtatgcaaattggagtgggtctagggtttccgggatgatggtgttgatgtgagtcatgatcagcctttcaaagaactgcatggctactgacgtgagtgctacagggtggtagtcatttaggcaggttaccttcgctttcttgggcacagggacaatggtggtctgcttgaaacatgtaggtattacagactcggtcagggagagtttgaaaatgtcagtgaagacatttgccagttgctccgcacatgctctgagtacacaccctgctaatccgtctggccctttggccttgtgaatgttgacctgtttaaaggtcttgctcaaatcggctacggagagagtgatcacacagttgtccggaacagctggtgctctcatgcatactTCAGTGTTGCTtccctcgaagcgagcataaaaggcatttagcccgtctggtaggctaacgtcactgggcagctcgcagctttgtttccctttgtagtccataatagtttgcaagccctgccacatccgacgagcgtcagagccggtgtagtaggattcaatcttagtcctgtattgacgctttacctgtttgatggttaGTCCGGTTTAATGTCCTGCTCCTTGAatgtggcagctctagcctttagctcggagcggatgttgcctgtaatccatggcttctggttgggatatgtacgtatggtcactgtggggatgatgagGTTGATGGACTTATTGATGAAGcaggtgactgaggtggtatactccgcaatgccattggatgaatcccagaacatattccagtttgtgctaacaaaacagtcctgtagcattaTCTGCTGACTTCACTAGGTCTGTCTGTTTAGTCTTTTTGTGTTTGGTCTTCTGTTCATAGGCCTAACTCTTTGATTAAGGGCTGAATGATAAATTAGTTGAGTAGTTGAATCAGATGTTGTTGGGATGGACCAGGATTGAGGGTTCATGTTATAAAACTACTGATGCAGAGGAAATTATACAGGGTTGCACTGCCCCCTTGTGGCTCAACATAAACAAGACAGCAATTTCACCTCCCAAACAGCAGGTGGCGATAAAACAACATACACACTTCCGATTAACCCAACTACCAACAAACGAAGAGTAAAATCACAACATCAGCTGAGAGAGAGACGGGACATTATCCTGCAGTATTTTATGTCTTTAAAATGACAAAACTTCAACTGTTGAATGCCTACCTGACAGAACGTTTAACGGTAGTGGTGCGGGAGATTCTGGACGTGGTCGGGGACACAGTGGCCGAGTACCGAGAAGAGACGTCTAGGacgaagagagagaatgaaagcgCTAAGAGAGAAAATGAAAGCCTTCGGCGACAGCTCCGGGACATCTTACTCTTGGCGGAGACAGACTGGCGTAAGAACATTTAGTCGGATTTGTTGGATTATGCTAATTTAATGATCATGCAGAAATTAGTTGGCAAACTGTCAACGAGCCAGCTACATTGGGTGACGTCTGTCTGTTGACGATTGACAGCAACGTTACGTTGGCTCGCGAGAAGTGCCCGAATTCCCCTAGCAGCAAACATTAACAACTAATAGTAGTACATGATTAATTACAATGTCATACATATTTACTCAATTTCTTACTTATTTAGTGACAGCATTTTGTCTTTGCACCCTCTTTCTAAGCAGGAACCACCAGCCTTTCTCTCTctgggcagcagcagcagctttgTGAGCAAGAGTGGAGCTCCAGGCAGGAACAGGACCCAGAGCCCCTGCAGCAGAGCCAGGTCAACAGACGAGGGCTACAGACACAGAGCCAGGTAGCGTTGGATAAGGATGGGGTTCTCACAGGACCAAACCAGGAACACACTGAAACGGTCCGAGTAGAAGAGAAGTCCAGTCCAGTCCCAAAGACAGAGCACAACTCAGACCCAGAAGCCAAGGGTTTTGGAAACACCTCGTCCTTGGCACCATCTTTCTCCTCCAATGCCCACTGTGCCACAACAACTGGAGCAGTCAACGCTGAAGTGCCAGTCcttaggacagagagaaagaggtccTCTCCCATCGACCCAATCCAGGGACGGATCAAAATGGAACCCAAGGAATGCGACGTCACAGTGAACCTTACCAACCATGAACCTCAATCCAGTTCAGGCTACACAGGTCTTCCTATAACACTACTACCCCACAACCATGAACTCTCAGGCGACGCTGGCTTCAAAGACCTTCCGGATATGGACATCTCAGAGCTCCATAACACACCCGTACACGACCAGCAA is part of the Oncorhynchus keta strain PuntledgeMale-10-30-2019 chromosome 26, Oket_V2, whole genome shotgun sequence genome and encodes:
- the LOC118358920 gene encoding zinc finger and SCAN domain-containing protein 22-like, encoding MTKLQLLNAYLTERLTVVVREILDVVGDTVAEYREETSRTKRENESAKRENESLRRQLRDILLLAETDWRTTSLSLSGQQQQLCEQEWSSRQEQDPEPLQQSQVNRRGLQTQSQVALDKDGVLTGPNQEHTETVRVEEKSSPVPKTEHNSDPEAKGFGNTSSLAPSFSSNAHCATTTGAVNAEVPVLRTERKRSSPIDPIQGRIKMEPKECDVTVNLTNHEPQSSSGYTGLPITLLPHNHELSGDAGFKDLPDMDISELHNTPVHDQQTYETDPGSKDQVLPYNESNNFTHTDYQEGRPHRCTRCGESFSQAASLHLHLQYKKPYACDWCCKSFAQSADLRRHHRIHTGERPHRCSWCSKSFTQRGNLRRHLRIHTGERPYSCPYCHRTFSDGDTMKKHKRTHSGEKPYRCVQCPKSFTVASGLRVHLNTHLTDAGQVIT